A part of Candidatus Babeliaceae bacterium genomic DNA contains:
- a CDS encoding nucleoside deaminase, which yields MQQFDYDVIFMNQALACAREALQFGEVPIGALVVSPHGHIVGSGYNLVEKNCSQINHAEMRAIEQAGQQQGDWRLNGHTLYVTVEPCMMCISLCSLSRIERVVFGARSPVFGFSLDKEGVLALYTRQIKNITEGVLAEPSAKLLKDFFKYSREK from the coding sequence ATGCAACAGTTTGATTATGATGTGATTTTTATGAATCAGGCTCTTGCGTGCGCTCGTGAAGCTTTACAGTTTGGCGAGGTGCCCATAGGAGCTCTGGTCGTTTCCCCGCATGGACATATCGTTGGATCAGGCTATAATTTGGTAGAAAAAAACTGTAGCCAGATTAATCATGCGGAAATGCGAGCAATTGAACAAGCGGGCCAGCAGCAGGGCGATTGGCGGCTAAATGGCCATACTTTGTATGTGACTGTAGAGCCATGTATGATGTGTATCAGCTTGTGTTCATTAAGCCGAATTGAACGAGTTGTTTTTGGTGCTAGGTCTCCGGTTTTTGGATTTAGCCTTGACAAAGAAGGGGTGCTTGCACTATACACTAGACAAATAAAAAATATTACTGAGGGTGTCTTAGCAGAGCCATCAGCAAAACTTTTAAAAGATTTTTTTAAATATTCAAGGGAGAAATAA
- a CDS encoding TraR/DksA C4-type zinc finger protein yields the protein MSNILHIKKELLVRKAQIEQELDRLSREKVSDDQVQDPGDQAMTSTMEEINISLQNNERNEYDMILKALDMLEKGTYGVCSDCGSPIAEKRLLMYPNATRCLTCQEALEERR from the coding sequence GTGAGCAATATTTTACATATAAAAAAAGAATTATTGGTGCGTAAAGCGCAAATAGAGCAGGAGCTTGATCGTCTTTCTCGTGAAAAGGTAAGTGATGATCAGGTTCAGGATCCGGGTGACCAAGCGATGACCTCTACCATGGAGGAGATTAATATTTCATTGCAAAATAATGAACGTAATGAATATGATATGATCCTTAAGGCACTTGATATGCTTGAAAAGGGGACATATGGTGTTTGTAGCGATTGCGGCAGTCCTATAGCAGAAAAACGCTTGTTAATGTATCCTAATGCAACCAGGTGCTTAACGTGCCAAGAAGCGCTTGAAGAAAGACGTTAA
- the rpsI gene encoding 30S ribosomal protein S9, translating to MEATKVSKTASQPVRRSVSHGVGRRKAAIARVWLQRGKGSVDVNGVDYVEYFKKDITQTSAVMLPFLAYPNAADHYSVKANVKGGGSSGQADAVKLAIARAIFDVYEESRSALKAHGLLTVDSRVKERKKYGQKAARRKFQFVKR from the coding sequence ATGGAAGCAACAAAAGTATCAAAAACGGCATCTCAGCCTGTTCGTCGTTCTGTAAGTCATGGTGTTGGTCGCCGCAAGGCAGCAATCGCACGTGTTTGGTTGCAGCGAGGCAAGGGCTCAGTTGATGTTAATGGCGTGGATTATGTTGAATATTTCAAGAAAGACATAACGCAAACTTCTGCTGTTATGCTTCCTTTTTTAGCGTATCCAAATGCTGCAGATCATTATAGCGTTAAGGCAAATGTTAAAGGTGGTGGTAGTTCAGGCCAGGCGGATGCAGTCAAGCTTGCTATTGCTCGCGCAATTTTTGATGTTTATGAAGAATCGCGTAGCGCATTAAAGGCACATGGTCTTCTAACGGTGGATTCGCGTGTTAAAGAACGTAAAAAATACGGTCAAAAAGCAGCTCGACGCAAATTCCAGTTTGTTAAGCGTTAA
- the glmS gene encoding glutamine--fructose-6-phosphate transaminase (isomerizing), translating into MCTVVGYVGNEYSRAFILESLSRLEYRGYDSAGLACLTSADNRLVYRKSQGSVADLARQCDNNPIDGYMGIGHTRWSTHGIPSEVNAHPHFDCQKKISLVHNGIIENYHVLKQQLLSEGHVFLSQTDSEVAVHLFEVLFSDTQDVKAAIISLVDKLQGAYSLLFLLEAYPDALIAVRKKSPLCIGIGTQEMFVASDVTAFAGRAEKVVFLPDESFAFVGKNSIELYDFSGKKLQPVAEDIDAMWIYQGKQGYEHFMLKEIYEQKKVLHSTIDFLRSINVRMWDHVGFTNEYIASIDHITFIGCGSSWNAAAIARYVFEKVCLIPASVILASEFRHQSLFVNQKNLYCFISQSGETADTLEALRLVNESSQITMAVTNVASSSMVREAQGFLLTQAQQEISVASTKAFSAQIGLLYLLAHRIAVTKGILPLDAMNTAFNDVMLAAEILEGSIEKYASKIVRELAPKYAHYKQFIFIGRHSSYSFALEAALKLKELSYIFVDCYPAGELKHGALALVDETIPVVVFSSLDVPVYRKLIANAQEVKARSGHLVVFAFEGQQELIDLADTVFIFPHVHPLLASLAYCGVMQFFVYHIAKCLNRPIDKPRNLAKSVTVE; encoded by the coding sequence ATGTGCACAGTTGTTGGCTATGTAGGTAATGAATATAGCAGGGCTTTTATTTTAGAAAGTTTGTCGCGTCTCGAATATCGAGGCTATGATTCTGCGGGCCTTGCTTGTCTTACTTCAGCCGACAATCGTTTAGTCTATCGCAAATCTCAGGGTTCTGTTGCTGACCTTGCAAGGCAATGTGACAATAATCCTATAGATGGCTATATGGGCATTGGGCATACGCGTTGGTCGACCCACGGCATTCCGTCGGAAGTTAATGCTCATCCACATTTTGATTGTCAGAAAAAAATATCATTAGTTCATAATGGCATTATAGAAAATTATCATGTGCTTAAGCAGCAATTGTTGAGTGAGGGGCATGTTTTTCTATCGCAGACTGATTCTGAAGTCGCGGTCCATCTTTTTGAGGTACTTTTTTCTGATACGCAGGATGTTAAGGCGGCGATAATTTCTTTGGTTGATAAATTACAAGGGGCTTATTCGCTTCTTTTTTTACTTGAAGCGTATCCAGATGCTCTTATAGCTGTTCGCAAAAAGTCCCCGTTGTGTATAGGCATAGGTACCCAAGAAATGTTTGTTGCATCCGATGTAACAGCGTTTGCGGGTCGTGCCGAGAAGGTTGTTTTTTTACCGGATGAAAGTTTCGCTTTTGTCGGTAAAAATAGTATTGAACTCTATGATTTTTCTGGGAAAAAATTGCAACCCGTTGCAGAAGATATTGATGCTATGTGGATTTATCAGGGCAAACAGGGCTATGAGCATTTTATGCTTAAAGAAATTTATGAACAGAAAAAAGTTTTACATAGCACGATAGATTTTTTGAGGTCTATTAACGTTCGTATGTGGGATCATGTTGGTTTTACCAATGAATATATTGCTTCTATAGATCATATTACTTTTATAGGGTGTGGTTCTTCGTGGAATGCGGCTGCTATAGCTCGATATGTTTTTGAAAAAGTATGTTTAATTCCCGCATCAGTGATATTGGCTTCAGAGTTTCGTCATCAATCTTTATTTGTTAATCAAAAAAATTTGTATTGTTTTATTTCTCAATCTGGCGAGACGGCGGATACTTTAGAGGCGCTTAGGCTTGTTAATGAATCCAGTCAGATAACAATGGCTGTTACGAATGTTGCTTCAAGTAGCATGGTGAGAGAAGCGCAGGGCTTTTTGCTGACGCAGGCGCAACAAGAAATATCGGTTGCTTCTACTAAAGCATTTTCTGCGCAAATAGGCTTACTGTATTTATTAGCGCATAGAATTGCCGTCACTAAAGGCATATTACCTTTGGATGCGATGAATACGGCTTTTAATGATGTGATGCTTGCTGCTGAAATTTTGGAAGGCAGTATTGAAAAATATGCATCAAAAATTGTACGTGAGCTTGCGCCAAAATATGCTCATTATAAACAGTTTATTTTTATTGGACGTCACAGCAGTTATTCATTCGCTCTTGAAGCTGCACTTAAATTAAAAGAATTGTCATATATATTTGTAGATTGTTATCCTGCGGGAGAATTAAAGCACGGAGCATTGGCCTTGGTTGACGAAACGATTCCTGTTGTTGTTTTTTCTTCTCTTGATGTACCTGTATATCGCAAGCTTATTGCGAATGCACAAGAAGTTAAAGCCCGTAGCGGGCATCTTGTTGTTTTTGCCTTTGAGGGGCAGCAGGAGTTGATTGATCTTGCTGATACTGTTTTTATATTTCCTCATGTACATCCATTATTGGCATCGCTAGCGTATTGTGGGGTTATGCAATTTTTTGTTTATCATATTGCAAAATGTCTCAATAGACCTATTGATAAGCCGCGTAATCTTGCCAAGTCGGTAACTGTTGAATAG
- a CDS encoding septum formation initiator family protein, whose product MVVYKKFIIPLFLLVEIIFFGVYYVYAPHGLSYLIKFSQENNDMRMTMRDIQHDIEVLTGQVQDSTTFAYYKEKIAREQLQMMLPNEQVFYII is encoded by the coding sequence ATGGTTGTATATAAAAAATTTATTATCCCTCTTTTTTTATTGGTAGAAATTATTTTTTTTGGCGTATATTACGTATATGCTCCACATGGATTATCGTATCTTATAAAATTTTCGCAAGAAAATAATGATATGCGGATGACCATGAGAGATATTCAGCATGATATTGAAGTGCTGACAGGGCAAGTTCAAGATAGTACCACATTCGCCTATTATAAAGAAAAAATTGCGCGTGAACAGCTTCAAATGATGTTGCCCAATGAACAGGTATTTTATATAATCTGA
- a CDS encoding superoxide dismutase, with product MLFTVPELRYGYDALEPYIDAKTMELHHSKHHQAYVDNLNAALKKHPDVQWSLEDLVKNYDNLPEDIRTIVRNNGGGHLNHSFFWLLLQKTREQQPRGDIARALEKRFGSFENFKEQFSQAAKARFGSGWAWLSFDAKGDLVITSTANQDNPITDGMQPILGLDVWEHAYYLKYNNRRPDYIQAWWNVVNWAYVEELYKKLA from the coding sequence ATGCTTTTTACAGTGCCAGAATTACGTTATGGTTACGATGCGCTTGAGCCGTACATTGATGCAAAAACAATGGAATTGCATCATAGTAAGCATCATCAGGCTTATGTTGACAATCTTAATGCAGCTTTGAAAAAGCATCCTGATGTTCAATGGTCTTTAGAAGATTTAGTAAAAAATTATGATAATTTACCTGAAGATATTCGTACGATAGTTCGTAATAATGGCGGAGGCCATTTAAATCATTCTTTTTTTTGGTTGCTTTTGCAAAAAACACGAGAACAGCAGCCGCGTGGCGATATTGCACGTGCTCTTGAAAAAAGATTTGGTTCTTTCGAAAATTTTAAAGAACAATTTTCCCAGGCTGCAAAAGCCAGGTTTGGTTCTGGCTGGGCTTGGCTGTCTTTTGATGCAAAGGGTGATCTTGTGATCACATCAACAGCGAATCAAGATAATCCTATAACAGATGGTATGCAGCCGATTCTGGGATTAGATGTTTGGGAGCACGCTTATTACCTAAAATATAACAACAGGCGTCCAGACTATATTCAAGCGTGGTGGAATGTTGTTAATTGGGCATATGTCGAAGAATTATATAAAAAATTGGCTTAA
- the rpmB gene encoding 50S ribosomal protein L28 produces MSRICMICDKRPQVANNVSHANNRTKKWVYPNVHKVRFTMTDCPSRKVYAGKVCTKCMKAKKITKVV; encoded by the coding sequence ATGTCTCGTATATGCATGATATGTGATAAGCGCCCTCAGGTAGCAAATAATGTCAGCCACGCAAATAATAGAACTAAAAAATGGGTATATCCCAATGTTCATAAAGTGCGTTTCACCATGACCGATTGTCCATCGCGTAAGGTGTATGCTGGTAAAGTTTGTACTAAATGTATGAAGGCGAAAAAAATTACTAAAGTTGTTTAA
- the rpsT gene encoding 30S ribosomal protein S20 codes for MANTTSAKKSALQNEIRRQRNLARKTAIKTAMKKVVVALGEGAPVEKTEELLRDVAAQLGRAKNKHVLHANNASRKLSRLAKKVSHARQQQTQA; via the coding sequence ATGGCAAATACTACTTCGGCAAAAAAAAGTGCATTGCAAAATGAAATTCGTAGGCAAAGAAATCTTGCTCGCAAGACAGCAATTAAAACGGCTATGAAAAAGGTTGTTGTTGCTCTAGGAGAAGGCGCTCCTGTGGAAAAAACAGAAGAACTTTTGAGAGATGTTGCCGCTCAGCTTGGTCGTGCAAAGAATAAGCATGTTCTTCATGCTAACAATGCATCCCGCAAATTGAGTCGTTTGGCAAAAAAGGTATCTCACGCGCGTCAACAGCAAACACAAGCGTAA
- a CDS encoding penicillin-binding transpeptidase domain-containing protein: MLKRVTIFKIRLVIFKITTSVFFIIIIARLFYLQVIMSSTLFHLGKKNFLRVEKIISPRGNIIDINGKLLATNKPIISLYWNGTGKKQLTQEQYAIIHTLENILGKDLEKDIALIEKKTKKTLIAHELQFDQLSKIIEHFPHHSNLFISTCFKRYYPYNSYGSHVIGHLSILGQEIYGKMGLEMLLEESLKGESGQKLKMVNSAGHNLSEEEVKKALTGQTIQTTLNIDLMHIAESVFPQDFAGVLLVMHPQTGALQVVMSRPGFDPNTFLSPINEQEWFSLQHNNSFLNRALSTYPPASIFKLVTIAAALENNIIQEDIVWNCRGFVTFAGRKYHCSNHNGHGLLNIEGALAQSCNIPLFDIARHIKIDMLAAQAKKFGLGSKTNILFSEKTGLIPTSSWKKATFHERWYPGETLSASIGQSYLLVTPIQIARMISGICQGYLVKPRILVNEPQEKEHLDISPEVRQFLKKSMKQVITEGSGRRLKNLKNIEIWAKTGTAQTGSLEKRDEGKHYLEHAWFVAQVVYKDNEPFTLVILIEHAGSSRVALSVAWNYLINYCYFMDHGVTLLTHKENE, encoded by the coding sequence ATGCTCAAAAGAGTAACTATTTTTAAAATCCGCTTGGTTATTTTTAAAATAACAACGAGCGTTTTTTTTATAATTATTATTGCACGTCTTTTTTACTTACAAGTTATTATGAGCTCAACGCTTTTTCATTTGGGTAAAAAAAATTTCCTTCGTGTAGAAAAAATAATATCACCACGCGGCAACATTATCGATATTAATGGAAAATTACTTGCCACCAATAAACCGATAATTTCATTATATTGGAACGGGACGGGGAAAAAACAGTTAACTCAAGAACAATACGCCATCATCCATACGCTAGAAAATATTCTTGGAAAAGACCTAGAAAAAGATATAGCGCTCATTGAAAAAAAAACTAAAAAAACACTTATTGCGCACGAATTACAGTTTGACCAACTGAGTAAAATTATTGAGCATTTCCCTCACCATAGTAACCTCTTTATATCGACATGCTTCAAAAGATATTATCCCTATAATTCTTATGGTAGCCACGTTATAGGCCATCTCAGCATTCTGGGGCAAGAAATTTACGGAAAAATGGGCCTTGAAATGCTTTTAGAAGAAAGCCTAAAGGGTGAATCTGGACAAAAACTCAAAATGGTCAATTCTGCTGGACATAATTTATCAGAAGAAGAAGTAAAAAAAGCCCTCACAGGACAAACCATTCAAACCACACTCAATATAGACCTTATGCATATAGCGGAATCTGTTTTTCCACAAGATTTTGCCGGAGTGCTTTTGGTAATGCATCCACAAACAGGCGCTTTACAAGTCGTTATGTCGCGACCAGGCTTTGATCCTAACACATTTCTCAGCCCCATTAACGAGCAGGAGTGGTTTTCACTTCAACACAATAACTCATTTCTCAATCGAGCGCTCAGCACATACCCTCCGGCATCAATATTTAAACTCGTTACCATTGCCGCTGCTCTAGAAAATAATATTATACAAGAAGACATTGTTTGGAACTGTCGCGGATTTGTTACATTTGCCGGAAGAAAATATCACTGCTCAAATCATAACGGACATGGATTACTCAATATAGAAGGCGCGTTAGCTCAATCTTGCAACATACCGCTCTTTGATATAGCAAGACATATTAAAATAGATATGCTTGCAGCTCAAGCAAAAAAATTTGGACTTGGTTCAAAAACCAATATTCTTTTTTCAGAAAAAACAGGCCTGATTCCAACAAGTAGCTGGAAAAAAGCCACCTTTCATGAGCGATGGTATCCAGGGGAAACTTTATCAGCCTCAATAGGCCAAAGCTATCTTTTGGTAACACCTATTCAAATTGCTCGTATGATTTCGGGCATATGTCAGGGATATCTTGTAAAACCACGAATTTTAGTTAATGAACCACAAGAAAAGGAACATTTAGATATTTCTCCAGAGGTACGTCAGTTTTTGAAAAAATCCATGAAGCAAGTTATAACAGAAGGCAGTGGCAGAAGATTAAAAAATCTCAAAAATATAGAAATTTGGGCAAAAACAGGTACTGCCCAAACAGGAAGCCTTGAAAAAAGAGATGAAGGAAAGCATTATTTGGAACATGCATGGTTTGTAGCCCAGGTCGTGTACAAAGATAATGAGCCATTTACACTTGTAATACTCATCGAACACGCAGGCTCTTCGCGCGTTGCGTTATCCGTTGCCTGGAACTATCTTATCAATTATTGCTACTTTATGGATCATGGCGTAACGCTTTTAACCCATAAAGAAAATGAATGA
- a CDS encoding tyrosine-type recombinase/integrase: protein MTLEEFYAIITQFTAYLRDTKNYSIHTTRAYIADLEQCAKFWNMLQERSGKEIAFSSIIERYFSLLATKKNNKSTIARKISCFNTLERFAHCNGFHLNILVSRPYIAEKKPDYLSEQEIKHVLARSSEQNIPTKRPYRDQAIIEFFYSTGITCSELIEIRCGDILPLDEKKVLIKGKKNKSRVISFNDQVHKKLVDYLKERCPITHSQEYLFLNYRNEPLTTRSIQRICEMFSELVKSDTPITPHTLRHTCATHLAEKGANEQELQDQLGLSKVSVEKYIRLLSEKKKLCSKE from the coding sequence ATGACTCTCGAAGAATTTTATGCAATAATTACCCAATTTACGGCATATTTACGTGATACAAAAAATTATTCCATACACACAACACGGGCTTATATAGCAGATTTGGAGCAATGCGCAAAATTTTGGAACATGCTTCAAGAAAGATCTGGAAAAGAGATCGCCTTTTCATCTATTATTGAACGTTATTTCTCATTATTAGCAACAAAAAAAAATAACAAAAGCACTATAGCTCGCAAAATTTCTTGCTTTAATACGCTCGAACGCTTTGCACACTGCAACGGCTTTCACTTAAATATTCTTGTAAGTCGTCCTTATATTGCTGAAAAAAAACCTGATTATCTATCAGAGCAAGAAATTAAGCACGTTTTAGCGCGCAGCTCGGAACAAAATATTCCAACGAAAAGGCCCTATCGCGATCAAGCTATTATAGAATTCTTCTATTCAACGGGCATAACGTGCTCAGAACTTATAGAAATCCGCTGCGGTGACATACTACCGCTAGATGAAAAAAAAGTACTCATTAAAGGGAAAAAAAATAAGTCGCGCGTTATTTCATTCAATGATCAAGTTCACAAAAAACTCGTCGACTACCTCAAGGAACGGTGCCCCATAACACATTCGCAGGAATATCTTTTTCTCAATTATCGCAATGAGCCGCTGACAACACGATCAATTCAACGCATTTGCGAAATGTTTTCAGAACTTGTAAAAAGCGATACACCCATCACTCCTCATACATTACGACACACGTGTGCAACTCACTTGGCAGAAAAGGGCGCCAACGAACAAGAGCTGCAAGATCAGCTCGGATTAAGTAAAGTAAGCGTTGAAAAATATATTCGACTTTTGTCTGAAAAGAAAAAACTATGCTCAAAAGAGTAA
- a CDS encoding sigma 54-interacting transcriptional regulator: MIKLIQYGRKTTSHKKLLYYLILVLIGECLCDIAWILHITKYYYVPLIPFELDICIIRISWAFCIIEYFALSLFIKTITKCERQLNFIDRILLIINIIGAGYYLYLALFNYNITSHHERPLLEMLGMKFITLYMFIVIIPTIYFTLKTIKKNNLPKILQDQLKIFLYYIVIPKLILEFFNQNPSIFLWPFFNPIVTPGNYTSLSISTILMAYAIYFSAKRMMGLRFLNFAPHVETSQQPFNFINDFKLILEQLGLVIDLSELKHITRQFFANDFNVSANKVNLYIRSSNKDEINEEEQYIVQKTEKFITSHIKETTSVGILLRHSKILIKDELEFTYFYENKPDYKIAIDFLKEINADIFIPIFEKQTVTGYIIIDKEARKQLYTAIERDEMLVFVSYLGNIINLLRQRNLDTLLIQEKELKEELYIKHQEINQYKESIRSFLRTSQERKIGIIFYKNKRFVFGNQAARELIPFNINHDEGHPLSKYFRDVVHHVQQYKSAQSIITRNVEGKKLVIAGIPSLEDNYTLITVYYPEITDIIKQQIDLLKNPSEWDYLLYLETTPSGQLINQLIPGSGEHLLNFKIDLLKTALHKKTPLLMMPQKDLLPTVEIIHKIGLKQTLHIIKLITPEKNNDIAIKLFGFDDPLKISRHESLLEKYTTSATIYIENIEFLNLETQLYLAEFLRYGFFHVYKGDRKITSSARIVCSTQKNIEYLIAQGQLLPVLCNELNKMTLTFPSLHQLPTQELHDLADKYAEQTIPEKTLSPLLQLNAKEKDIIISQNPTSLYEFKERINTVLAAKNHDKKGNQAILHNHIMTHNDPQLLEATRRGKYALKDPHIMSYLWNTFKNQTKIAMLLGVNRSSVNRRCKEYNLTEEE, encoded by the coding sequence ATGATAAAACTTATACAGTATGGCAGAAAAACAACTTCTCATAAAAAATTACTCTATTATCTTATTTTGGTTCTTATAGGCGAATGTTTATGTGATATTGCGTGGATTCTACATATCACAAAATATTATTACGTCCCTCTCATACCGTTCGAACTTGATATATGCATTATTAGAATTTCTTGGGCCTTTTGTATTATAGAATATTTCGCATTATCACTTTTTATAAAAACAATAACAAAATGCGAAAGACAATTAAATTTCATAGATCGCATTTTATTAATTATCAACATTATTGGCGCAGGATACTACCTTTATCTTGCGTTATTTAATTATAACATTACAAGTCATCACGAGCGCCCCCTATTAGAAATGCTCGGCATGAAATTTATCACACTCTACATGTTTATCGTTATCATTCCAACGATTTACTTTACGCTCAAAACAATAAAAAAAAATAATCTTCCAAAAATACTTCAGGATCAATTAAAAATATTTTTATATTACATCGTAATACCGAAGCTTATATTAGAATTTTTCAATCAAAACCCTTCAATTTTTCTTTGGCCATTTTTTAATCCAATAGTAACGCCAGGAAATTATACAAGTCTTTCAATTTCAACCATTCTCATGGCATATGCGATATATTTTTCAGCGAAGCGGATGATGGGATTAAGATTCCTCAATTTTGCACCGCATGTGGAAACATCACAGCAACCGTTTAATTTTATCAACGATTTCAAGCTAATACTGGAGCAACTAGGGCTTGTCATAGATTTGTCAGAACTCAAGCATATTACGCGACAATTTTTTGCGAATGATTTTAATGTATCAGCAAACAAAGTAAATCTTTATATTAGATCCTCCAATAAAGATGAAATCAATGAAGAAGAGCAATATATCGTACAAAAAACAGAAAAATTTATCACCAGTCACATTAAAGAAACAACGTCAGTCGGAATATTATTACGCCATTCTAAAATCTTGATTAAAGATGAATTAGAATTCACATACTTTTATGAAAATAAGCCAGATTATAAGATAGCAATAGATTTTTTAAAAGAAATTAATGCGGATATTTTTATCCCAATTTTTGAAAAACAAACGGTAACTGGATACATAATTATAGATAAAGAAGCTAGAAAGCAACTCTATACAGCAATAGAACGCGATGAAATGCTGGTTTTTGTCAGCTACCTCGGCAATATTATTAATTTATTACGCCAAAGAAATCTAGACACTCTTCTCATACAAGAAAAAGAGCTCAAAGAAGAACTGTACATTAAGCATCAAGAAATAAATCAATATAAAGAAAGTATTCGGTCGTTCCTACGAACATCACAAGAACGAAAAATTGGTATTATTTTTTATAAAAATAAACGATTTGTTTTTGGAAACCAAGCTGCAAGAGAACTGATTCCGTTTAACATAAATCATGACGAAGGCCACCCGTTATCTAAATATTTTAGAGACGTAGTCCATCACGTGCAACAATATAAATCAGCCCAGTCAATCATAACACGCAACGTTGAGGGTAAAAAGCTCGTTATCGCAGGTATTCCAAGCCTCGAGGACAATTATACGCTCATTACCGTTTATTATCCGGAAATTACCGATATTATTAAACAACAAATTGATTTACTCAAAAATCCATCGGAATGGGACTATTTATTATATCTAGAAACAACGCCTTCAGGTCAACTGATAAATCAACTTATCCCAGGATCGGGGGAGCATTTGTTAAATTTTAAAATAGATCTTCTCAAAACGGCACTCCATAAAAAAACACCGTTGCTGATGATGCCACAAAAAGATCTTCTACCAACCGTGGAAATTATACATAAAATTGGCTTAAAACAAACGCTCCACATTATAAAATTAATAACACCAGAAAAAAACAATGACATAGCCATAAAACTTTTTGGCTTTGATGACCCTTTAAAAATATCACGGCACGAATCGTTATTGGAAAAATATACTACCAGCGCAACCATTTATATCGAAAATATTGAATTTCTTAACCTAGAAACACAGCTCTATCTGGCAGAATTTTTACGCTACGGTTTTTTTCACGTGTACAAAGGAGATCGAAAGATAACGAGTAGCGCAAGAATAGTCTGCTCAACACAAAAAAACATAGAGTACTTGATCGCACAAGGCCAATTATTACCCGTTCTCTGTAATGAACTTAATAAAATGACACTCACATTTCCTTCTTTACATCAATTACCAACCCAGGAACTTCACGATCTTGCTGATAAGTATGCAGAACAAACTATTCCAGAAAAGACATTGTCGCCTCTATTACAACTTAATGCAAAAGAAAAAGATATAATTATTAGTCAAAATCCAACAAGTTTGTATGAATTTAAAGAACGCATTAATACCGTATTGGCTGCAAAAAACCATGATAAAAAAGGCAATCAGGCCATCCTACACAATCACATCATGACCCATAATGACCCTCAATTACTTGAGGCAACTCGCCGAGGGAAATATGCCCTCAAAGATCCTCATATCATGTCTTATCTATGGAATACATTCAAAAATCAAACCAAAATTGCAATGCTGCTTGGTGTCAACAGATCCTCTGTTAACCGTCGATGCAAAGAATATAATTTAACTGAAGAAGAATAA
- the nth gene encoding endonuclease III gives MKHKESDEKARVGRIIELLEQATAGMPKPMSELIASEYNRDPYLILISCLLSLRSRDTQTYPICKELFKYIKTPQDAIDFPQDQLEAILRPIGFYKKKAVVVRQVSQVLIDIFDSKVPGTEEELLALPGVGRKTSSLVLGVAFGIPAICVDVHVHRVSNRLGIVSTHTVEDTEKALKACIPIDKWIEINHLLVMWGQNICAPVSPWCSKCVLAPLCPKIGVVRRR, from the coding sequence ATGAAGCATAAAGAAAGTGATGAAAAAGCGCGAGTGGGGCGAATTATTGAGTTGCTAGAACAGGCGACAGCGGGGATGCCAAAGCCGATGTCTGAGTTAATAGCCTCTGAATATAACCGTGATCCCTATTTAATTCTTATTTCATGTCTCTTGAGTTTGAGGTCGCGTGATACTCAAACATATCCTATATGTAAAGAACTTTTTAAATATATAAAGACCCCTCAAGATGCTATCGATTTTCCTCAGGATCAGCTTGAAGCAATATTGCGGCCTATTGGATTTTATAAAAAAAAGGCTGTAGTTGTTCGACAGGTAAGCCAAGTTCTCATTGATATATTTGATAGCAAGGTGCCCGGCACGGAAGAAGAGCTGCTTGCTTTGCCAGGAGTTGGAAGAAAAACGAGCAGCCTAGTTTTGGGCGTTGCCTTTGGAATCCCTGCTATTTGTGTCGATGTTCATGTGCACCGCGTTTCTAATCGTCTTGGTATAGTCTCTACGCATACCGTTGAGGATACTGAGAAAGCACTAAAAGCTTGTATCCCCATTGATAAATGGATAGAGATAAATCATTTATTGGTAATGTGGGGGCAGAATATATGTGCTCCTGTTTCACCATGGTGTTCCAAATGCGTGCTCGCGCCGTTATGTCCCAAAATTGGCGTTGTCAGACGAAGATAA